In the genome of Cydia strobilella chromosome Z, ilCydStro3.1, whole genome shotgun sequence, one region contains:
- the LOC134754048 gene encoding midnolin homolog, protein MDLSKYLTVLVVLLVDGGESGGHGGKHHDHVKLHVPEFIHHDHHTKVITIHHHHHKPKKEHHHHHHHHHHKPHIPHGHHYHHVKKVHTKKTESKGHHGHHGHHGHHGHHHKNHGHHGHHGHHGHHGHHGGHHHHDSPSYFPHHDAPSISYDPTPTTFEEDFGGYSPAVTAYGAPAFIPRTPQVHGITHTVKQVKVFDSLPGGIPSITNGHAAGGGGYQVTEEGEEEDDDFTAIDGLQQSYPGTFAFVRNAAPDLASNDIFSSLPPQSTSQAANHDPFAESPTPTAFSGNEFTSPSAQAPLSSLVPTNNVIPSAESTPEFPVTFQVEPTGFDDPANAFAGAQAGSTPLSPEDKAVNDIVSYSRVAGIQQTINTGGHETVVY, encoded by the exons ATGGATTTGAGTAAATACCTTACAGTGCTGGTGGTGCTCCTGGTGGACGGTGGCGAGAGCGGTGGACACGGAGGGAAACATCA TGATCATGTGAAACTGCATGTACCCGAGTTTATTCACCACGACCACCATACAAAAGTGATAACGATTCACCATCATCACCATAAACCAAAAAAGGAACATcatcaccaccaccaccaccatcatCATAAGCCCCACATTCCTCATGGACATCACTACCATCATGTAAAGAAGGTGCATACAAAGAAGACGGAGAGCAAAGGCCACCATGGTCACCATGGCCATCACGGACATCACGGTCACCATCACAAAAACCATGGGCATCATGGACATCACGGGCACCACGGCCATCACGGCCACCACGGTGGTCATCACCATCACGACAGCCCCTCGTATTTCCCTCACCACGATGCTCCTTCGATCAGCTACGACCCCACACCCACGACCTTCGAAGAGGACTTCGGTGGCTACAGCCCAGCAGTGACGGCTTACGGTGCGCCCGCATTCATCCCTCGGACACCACAGGTCCATGGCATAACGCACACTGTCAAACAGGTCAAAGTGTTCGATTCGTTACCAGGTGGCATACCGAGTATCACAAATGGACACGCCGCCGGCGGTGGAGGCTATCAAGTGACAGAGGAAGGAGAAGAGGAAGACGACGATTTTACAGCAATAGACGGACTTCAACAGAGTTATCCTGGAACGTTCGCTTTTGTGCGAAACGCGGCACCGGACCTAGCATCTAACGATATATTCTCCTCGCTACCTCCCCAAAGCACAAGTCAGGCTGCCAATCACGATCCATTTGCAGAGTCTCCTACACCTACGGCTTTTAGCGGAAATGAATTCACCAGCCCCTCAGCTCAGGCTCCGCTGTCCTCTTTAGTGCCAACTAATAATGTTATCCCTAGCGCTGAATCGACTCCCGAGTTTCCGGTGACATTCCAGGTGGAGCCGACCGGGTTTGACGATCCCGCGAATGCGTTTGCAGGGGCTCAGGCCGGCAGCACACCGCTGTCGCCTGAGGACAAGGCGGTTAACGACATCGTGTCCTACTCGAGGGTCGCCGGCATACAACAAACTATTAATACCGGAGGACACGAAACTGTGGTTTattag
- the LOC134754601 gene encoding uncharacterized protein LOC134754601, with the protein MSANFLIALICVAELTSLVAAGGHGGHHKKVIIHVPVLVKHHHHKHTIVKHVHHKHGGGGGDDHYEVLGYTYGEPKPAPHFGGGHGWHAADEGHEGLEDSPVSFDGGDHGSYGLSSEGQEYGGHGDY; encoded by the exons ATGTCTGCGAATTTTTTG ATAGCGCTGATCTGTGTCGCGGAGCTAACGAGCCTGGTGGCGGCGGGTGGGCACGGCGGGCACCACAAGAAGGTGATCATCCACGTGCCGGTGCTCGTCAAGCATCACCACCACAAGCACACCATCGTGAAGCACGTGCACCACaagcacggcggcggcggcggcgacgacCACTACGAGGTGCTCGGCTACACATACGGCGAGCCAAAGCCGGCGCCGCACTTCGGCGGAG GACATGGATGGCACGCGGCAGATGAAGGGCACGAGGGTCTCGAAGACTCTCCCGTGAGCTTTGACGGCGGAGACCACGGCAGCTACGGACTCAGCAGCGAAGGGCAAGAGTACGGTGGCCATGGAGATTACTAA
- the LOC134753898 gene encoding uncharacterized protein LOC134753898 isoform X2, translating into MDCRTVFLFSLVVLMAVLLSSTEGRKKKVVIHVPYKVKKVKHTHTVYKTIHHHHTHHDHIDPLLVHGPTEEHEHFHHMHVHDEGQHSQPVPGIGIPEFLPDVPLDVPDDHDLPLLPNRHIIPLYRRKN; encoded by the exons ATGGATTGTCGAACAGTG TTTTTGTTCAGCTTAGTCGTCCTAATGGCAGTGCTTCTCAGTTCAACTGAAGG GCGCAAGAAGAAAGTAGTCATCCACGTGCCCTATAAAGTGAAGAAGGTTAAGCACACGCACACGGTCTACAAGACGATACACCACCATCACACGCACCACGACCACATAGATCCCCTTCTCGTGCACGGGCCCACGGAGGAGCACGAGCACTTCCACCACATGCACGTGCACGACGAGGGCCAGCACAGCCAGCCGGTGCCGGGCATCGGCATCCCCGAGTTCCTGCCCGACGTGCCGCTGGACGTGCCCGACGACCACGACCTGCCTCTCCTTCCCAACCGACACATCATCCCGCTTTACAGAAGAAAAAACTAG
- the LOC134753898 gene encoding uncharacterized protein LOC134753898 isoform X1 produces the protein MRVTQSFTEDELENKIMQLKDLYSPIDLNPTFHNNKIQRKKKVVIHVPYKVKKVKHTHTVYKTIHHHHTHHDHIDPLLVHGPTEEHEHFHHMHVHDEGQHSQPVPGIGIPEFLPDVPLDVPDDHDLPLLPNRHIIPLYRRKN, from the exons ATGAGAGTCACTCAAAGTTTTACTGAAGACGAGCTCGAGAACAAAATCATGCAGCTCAAGGACTTGTATAGTCCGATAGATTTAAACCCAACCTTCCATAACAACAAAATACA GCGCAAGAAGAAAGTAGTCATCCACGTGCCCTATAAAGTGAAGAAGGTTAAGCACACGCACACGGTCTACAAGACGATACACCACCATCACACGCACCACGACCACATAGATCCCCTTCTCGTGCACGGGCCCACGGAGGAGCACGAGCACTTCCACCACATGCACGTGCACGACGAGGGCCAGCACAGCCAGCCGGTGCCGGGCATCGGCATCCCCGAGTTCCTGCCCGACGTGCCGCTGGACGTGCCCGACGACCACGACCTGCCTCTCCTTCCCAACCGACACATCATCCCGCTTTACAGAAGAAAAAACTAG